A genomic region of Pelomicrobium methylotrophicum contains the following coding sequences:
- a CDS encoding MFS transporter, which produces MTATSAKDPALRPLRLVAALCTAEILTMIGVAAFAALLPEFRAQWQLSNTEAGWISGVFFAGYVAAVPFLVGLTDHLDARRIYLVSCAITAAASFLFAAFAAGFWSALFARAVAGVGLAGTYMPGLKALSERIEGAHQSRAVAFYTSSFGLGIALSFLLSGEVGTRIGWRAAFVLAGLCAVAALLIAHTVLEPRGGGRPFVLRLPDFRPVVKRPEVLGYCTAYAVHNWELFALRSWVVAFLGFVVERHAGSGSPVSPTIVATVMTLVGMPASVLGNELALRIGRRRAVTWVMSISAAAAAVVGFSSFLPPMAVAVLLCAYAIAVNGDSAALTAGLLQVAPSQHRGAAMALYSSCGFVGAFLGPLVFGMALDLGAPKPALAWGLAFVSLGAAVALGPVALALTARRSPC; this is translated from the coding sequence GTGACCGCAACATCTGCAAAAGACCCCGCCCTGCGACCTCTGCGGCTGGTGGCCGCCCTATGCACGGCGGAGATTCTCACCATGATCGGCGTGGCGGCCTTTGCCGCCCTGCTGCCGGAGTTTCGTGCGCAATGGCAGCTTTCCAACACGGAGGCCGGCTGGATCAGCGGGGTCTTTTTTGCCGGCTATGTGGCCGCAGTGCCGTTTCTGGTGGGGCTGACCGACCACCTGGATGCCCGGCGCATCTATCTGGTCTCGTGCGCCATCACGGCAGCCGCCAGCTTTCTGTTCGCCGCGTTCGCGGCGGGGTTCTGGTCGGCGCTGTTCGCCCGGGCGGTGGCGGGGGTAGGGCTTGCCGGCACCTACATGCCGGGGCTCAAAGCGCTCTCCGAGCGCATCGAAGGCGCCCACCAATCGCGGGCGGTCGCCTTCTACACTTCCAGCTTCGGCTTGGGAATCGCGCTCTCCTTTCTGCTGAGCGGCGAGGTCGGTACCCGCATCGGCTGGAGGGCCGCCTTCGTGCTGGCCGGCCTCTGTGCCGTGGCGGCATTGCTGATCGCGCACACGGTGCTCGAACCGCGGGGCGGGGGCCGCCCCTTCGTATTGCGCCTGCCCGACTTCCGGCCGGTGGTGAAGCGACCTGAAGTGCTCGGCTACTGCACTGCCTACGCAGTCCACAACTGGGAACTGTTCGCGCTGCGGTCGTGGGTGGTGGCGTTTCTCGGTTTCGTCGTCGAGCGCCATGCGGGCAGCGGCAGCCCGGTGAGCCCGACGATCGTGGCTACCGTGATGACGCTGGTGGGCATGCCTGCGAGCGTGCTGGGCAACGAGCTGGCGCTGCGCATCGGCCGCAGGCGCGCCGTCACCTGGGTGATGTCGATATCCGCAGCGGCTGCTGCGGTGGTGGGCTTTTCCTCTTTCCTGCCGCCGATGGCGGTGGCGGTCCTGCTGTGCGCCTACGCGATCGCAGTCAACGGCGATTCCGCTGCCTTGACCGCCGGCCTGCTGCAGGTGGCGCCCAGCCAGCACCGGGGGGCGGCGATGGCGCTGTACTCGAGCTGCGGCTTCGTCGGGGCGTTCCTCGGACCCCTGGTATTCGGTATGGCCCTCGATCTCGGAGCACCCAAGCCGGCGTTGGCATGGGGTTTGGCCTTCGTGTCCCTGGGCGCCGCGGTGGCTTTGGGGCCCGTCGCGCTCGCCTTAACGGCGCGCCGCAGCCCCTGTTGA
- the glmM gene encoding phosphoglucosamine mutase codes for MKRKYFGTDGIRGRVGEPPITPEIVMRLGYAAGKALVARSSLPKGERPAVLIGKDTRISGYMLEAALEAGFSAAGVDVMLSGPMPTPAVAYLTRALRLQAGVVISASHNPYDDNGIKFFSADGFKLPDETEQAIEAALEEPLVTMPSAGLGKARRIHDAAGRYIEFCKSTFPTRLDLRGVRLVVDCAHGATYHIAPHVFHELGAEVVAIGAEPDGLNINHEVGALHPQALQQAVRHHGAELGIAFDGDGDRVVMCDAEGRLYDGDQLLYVIALLRLELGCLDGGVAGTLMTNYALERALAERGIPFKRANVGDRYVLELLQREGWELGGENSGHIICLDKHTTGDGIVSALQVLHAIRLRGQGLEALTRELALYPQVLVNVQVKRDFDFRNDPRVRSAVTETERLLNGDGRVLLRASGTEPVIRVMVEGRSREQVTRLAQRLADAVRQAAA; via the coding sequence ATGAAACGCAAGTATTTTGGAACTGACGGGATACGGGGCCGGGTCGGCGAGCCGCCCATCACGCCCGAGATCGTGATGCGCCTGGGATACGCGGCGGGGAAGGCCCTGGTGGCCCGCTCTTCCTTGCCCAAGGGGGAGCGGCCGGCGGTACTGATCGGCAAGGACACGCGGATTTCCGGCTACATGTTGGAAGCCGCCCTGGAAGCGGGCTTCTCGGCCGCAGGGGTCGATGTAATGCTGTCCGGGCCCATGCCCACACCGGCCGTGGCGTACCTCACGCGGGCGTTACGCCTGCAGGCGGGAGTGGTCATCAGCGCGTCCCACAACCCGTACGACGACAACGGCATCAAGTTCTTCTCCGCCGATGGCTTCAAGCTCCCTGACGAGACGGAGCAGGCGATCGAAGCTGCCCTCGAGGAGCCCCTGGTGACCATGCCTTCGGCGGGACTGGGCAAGGCCCGGCGCATCCACGACGCGGCCGGGCGCTACATCGAGTTTTGCAAGAGCACCTTTCCCACCCGGCTCGACCTGCGGGGTGTCAGGCTGGTCGTCGATTGCGCCCATGGCGCCACTTACCATATCGCGCCCCACGTGTTCCACGAGCTGGGTGCCGAGGTGGTGGCCATCGGCGCGGAACCGGATGGTCTGAATATCAACCACGAGGTCGGAGCCTTGCACCCGCAGGCGCTCCAGCAGGCGGTCCGCCACCACGGTGCGGAGCTCGGCATTGCCTTTGACGGCGATGGCGACCGGGTCGTGATGTGCGACGCAGAGGGCCGGCTTTACGACGGGGATCAGCTTCTCTACGTCATCGCCCTGCTGCGGCTGGAATTGGGGTGCCTGGACGGCGGCGTGGCGGGTACCCTGATGACCAATTATGCCCTGGAGCGGGCGCTCGCCGAGCGGGGCATCCCCTTCAAGCGGGCGAACGTCGGCGACCGCTACGTGTTGGAGCTTCTCCAGCGGGAGGGCTGGGAGCTGGGCGGTGAGAACTCAGGCCACATCATCTGCCTCGACAAGCACACGACCGGAGACGGCATCGTATCGGCGCTGCAGGTGTTGCACGCGATCCGCCTGCGGGGGCAGGGTCTTGAGGCGCTGACCCGGGAGCTCGCGCTCTATCCCCAGGTGCTGGTCAACGTGCAGGTCAAGCGCGACTTCGATTTCCGCAACGATCCCCGGGTCAGGTCGGCGGTGACGGAGACCGAACGGCTCTTGAACGGGGACGGACGGGTGCTCCTGCGGGCGTCCGGGACGGAGCCGGTGATCCGGGTGATGGTGGAAGGCCGCTCCCGGGAGCAGGTCACCCGGCTCGCCCAAAGGCTTGCCGATGCGGTGCGTCAGGCGGCCGCCTGA
- a CDS encoding PstS family phosphate ABC transporter substrate-binding protein — protein sequence MRIPCQFKLLGTVALLAGALLGPLPSARAAVVKVDGSSTVYPVTEAVAEEFQAATKGKYKVTVGISGTGGGFKKFCRGEIDIADASRPIKKSEMEACRQAGIQYIELPVAFDALTVVIHPSNTWAEKMKPEQLKVIWEPAAQGKITSWRQVDPRYPDEPLKLYGPGADSGTFEYFTEAIVGKAKSSRGDYTASEDDNVLVQGVSRDKGALGYFGYAYYAENRNKLKAVAVWNGKEYVLPSEKAVEEGTYQPLARPIFIYVNAKSLDKPEVKQFVEFYMKQGPQLVKEVKYVPLPAKVYEANMKNVQSKRLGTVFGGKEAVGLKIEELVAREASL from the coding sequence ATGCGCATTCCTTGTCAGTTCAAGTTGCTCGGTACCGTAGCGCTCCTGGCCGGCGCGCTGCTCGGCCCGCTCCCATCCGCCCGCGCGGCCGTCGTGAAGGTGGACGGCTCCAGCACGGTGTATCCGGTCACCGAAGCCGTGGCCGAAGAGTTTCAGGCGGCCACCAAGGGCAAGTACAAGGTTACTGTGGGCATTTCCGGCACCGGCGGCGGTTTCAAGAAATTCTGCCGCGGCGAGATTGACATTGCTGACGCTTCGCGTCCCATCAAGAAGAGCGAGATGGAAGCCTGCAGGCAGGCCGGTATCCAGTACATCGAATTGCCCGTGGCGTTTGATGCCCTGACCGTCGTGATTCACCCCAGCAACACCTGGGCGGAGAAAATGAAGCCGGAGCAACTCAAAGTGATCTGGGAGCCGGCAGCGCAGGGCAAGATCACGAGCTGGAGGCAGGTGGACCCTCGCTATCCCGACGAGCCGCTCAAGCTGTACGGCCCCGGCGCAGACTCCGGCACTTTCGAATATTTCACTGAGGCGATCGTCGGCAAAGCCAAGTCGAGCCGCGGCGACTATACGGCATCGGAAGACGACAATGTGCTGGTCCAGGGAGTATCTCGCGATAAAGGTGCTCTCGGCTACTTCGGCTACGCGTACTACGCAGAGAACCGCAATAAACTCAAGGCCGTGGCGGTCTGGAACGGCAAAGAGTACGTGCTGCCTTCCGAGAAGGCGGTGGAAGAGGGGACCTATCAGCCCCTTGCGCGGCCGATTTTCATCTACGTGAACGCCAAATCCCTTGACAAGCCCGAGGTCAAGCAGTTCGTCGAATTCTACATGAAGCAGGGACCCCAGCTCGTCAAGGAAGTGAAATACGTGCCCCTGCCGGCCAAGGTGTACGAAGCCAACATGAAAAACGTGCAGAGCAAGCGCCTCGGCACTGTCTTCGGCGGTAAGGAGGCTGTCGGCTTGAAGATCGAGGAGCTTGTCGCCAGAGAGGCTTCGCTCTAA
- the pstC gene encoding phosphate ABC transporter permease subunit PstC, with amino-acid sequence MSAVATPSTESQTARVSAGLAQRRLRKVKEKVIEAILFLAACTAVATTVAIVVILLWESSAFFEHVSIVEFLTDTQWTPLFTEKHFGILPLLSGTLVVAGVALAVAVPLGIIIALYLSEFAPHSVRETVKPFLEMLEGVPTVVYGYFALLFVTPLLQKILPDLPGFNMLSPGIVIGIMIIPYVSSVSEDAMRAVPMAMREGSYAMGATRFQTATRVVLPAAFSGVVASFILGISRAVGETMVVAVAAGQQPNFTWNPMEPAATLTAYIVQVSLGDLPHGSLEYQTIFAAGITLVFLTLGFNVLGHFLRQRFREIY; translated from the coding sequence ATGAGTGCCGTGGCGACTCCCTCCACCGAATCCCAGACTGCGCGGGTGAGCGCTGGGCTCGCCCAGCGACGGCTGCGCAAGGTCAAAGAGAAGGTCATCGAGGCGATCCTGTTTCTCGCCGCCTGCACCGCCGTTGCCACCACGGTCGCGATCGTTGTCATCCTGCTCTGGGAGTCATCGGCCTTTTTCGAGCACGTTTCGATCGTTGAATTCTTGACCGACACCCAATGGACGCCGCTCTTTACCGAAAAGCACTTCGGGATTCTCCCGTTGCTTTCGGGGACGCTGGTGGTGGCGGGCGTGGCATTGGCGGTGGCCGTGCCGCTGGGAATCATCATCGCGCTGTATCTCAGTGAGTTCGCACCCCATTCGGTGCGCGAGACGGTCAAACCGTTCCTGGAAATGCTGGAGGGCGTCCCGACGGTGGTCTACGGCTATTTCGCCCTGCTGTTCGTGACGCCCCTGCTGCAGAAGATCTTGCCCGACTTGCCGGGCTTCAACATGCTCTCCCCAGGCATCGTGATCGGGATCATGATCATCCCCTACGTATCGTCGGTATCGGAGGACGCCATGCGGGCGGTGCCGATGGCGATGCGCGAAGGCTCGTACGCCATGGGGGCGACGCGATTCCAGACTGCAACCCGTGTGGTGTTGCCGGCCGCCTTCTCCGGCGTGGTCGCCTCCTTTATTCTCGGCATCTCGCGCGCCGTGGGCGAGACCATGGTGGTGGCGGTGGCGGCTGGGCAGCAGCCCAACTTCACCTGGAACCCGATGGAGCCAGCGGCGACCCTGACGGCCTATATCGTTCAGGTGAGCTTGGGTGATCTCCCCCACGGGTCCCTCGAGTATCAGACCATCTTCGCTGCCGGGATCACCCTGGTGTTCCTCACGCTCGGCTTCAACGTGCTCGGCCATTTCCTGCGTCAGCGGTTCCGGGAGATCTACTGA
- the pstA gene encoding phosphate ABC transporter permease PstA encodes MAQLHPQDIDALRRMIARHKLGDYWFTILGLLSTMVGVVTLLALFIDLIIDGIPRLSWDFFTSFPSRKPEQAGILSAWVGTALVMLVTIVAAVPLGVAAGIYLEEYAPKNWMTTIIEINVTNLAGVPSIVYGLLALGLFVYALGFGQSVLSAGLTLALLILPVVIVATREAIRSVPRAIREAAYAVGATKWQVVSDHVLPYSSAGILTGIIIGLARAIGETAPVITIGALTFIAFLPPAPFSAEPPFINFDWLFSPFTVLPIQMFNWVSRPEEAFLQNAAAAGVVIIVMTLLMNALAIYLRYRIRQKIKW; translated from the coding sequence ATGGCTCAGCTTCACCCTCAGGACATCGATGCCCTGCGGCGGATGATTGCCCGCCACAAGCTGGGCGATTACTGGTTCACGATTCTCGGTTTGTTGTCCACCATGGTCGGTGTGGTCACCCTGCTCGCGCTGTTTATCGACCTGATCATCGACGGCATTCCCCGCCTGTCCTGGGATTTTTTCACCAGCTTCCCGTCGCGCAAGCCGGAACAAGCGGGGATTCTGTCCGCCTGGGTGGGGACTGCCCTGGTGATGCTGGTGACCATCGTGGCGGCGGTGCCGCTGGGCGTGGCCGCGGGAATCTATCTCGAAGAATACGCGCCGAAGAACTGGATGACGACGATTATCGAGATCAACGTCACCAATCTGGCCGGCGTTCCCTCCATCGTCTATGGTTTGCTGGCGCTCGGGCTCTTCGTCTACGCGCTGGGCTTCGGGCAAAGCGTGCTTTCAGCGGGCCTGACCTTGGCGCTGCTTATCCTGCCGGTGGTCATCGTGGCCACCCGCGAAGCCATCCGCTCCGTGCCGCGGGCCATACGGGAGGCTGCGTACGCCGTGGGTGCGACCAAGTGGCAGGTGGTCTCCGATCACGTGCTTCCGTACTCGTCGGCCGGCATTCTGACGGGCATCATCATCGGTCTCGCCCGCGCGATCGGCGAAACCGCGCCCGTCATCACCATCGGTGCGCTTACCTTCATTGCCTTTCTGCCCCCAGCGCCCTTCTCTGCCGAGCCGCCGTTTATCAACTTCGATTGGCTGTTTTCCCCCTTTACGGTGCTGCCGATCCAGATGTTCAATTGGGTGTCGCGTCCAGAGGAAGCTTTTCTGCAGAACGCGGCGGCTGCCGGCGTCGTGATCATTGTGATGACTTTGCTCATGAACGCCCTGGCGATTTATCTGCGATATCGGATCAGGCAGAAGATCAAGTGGTAA
- the pstB gene encoding phosphate ABC transporter ATP-binding protein PstB, which yields MTTMTPLPPGTPIKAEARNFNFYYGDFHALKNINLPIAEHQITALIGPSGCGKSTFLRSFNRMHDLYPGNRYEGEIHLKPDNVNILSPKVDPIEVRMRISMVFQKPNPFPKSIYENVAYGLRVRGVRQKAVLDDKVEEALRSAALWDEVKDRLDDLAFNLSGGQQQRLCIARALATDPELLLFDEPTSALDPIATASIEELTAELKKKVTILIVTHNMQQAARISDYTAYMYLGELIEFGPTDELFIKPKNKQTEDYITGRFG from the coding sequence ATGACGACCATGACCCCGCTCCCACCCGGGACGCCGATTAAGGCAGAGGCCCGCAACTTCAACTTTTATTACGGGGACTTCCACGCCCTGAAGAACATCAACCTGCCGATCGCGGAGCACCAGATCACGGCGCTGATCGGCCCTTCGGGTTGCGGCAAGTCCACCTTCCTGCGATCGTTCAACCGGATGCACGACCTCTACCCCGGTAACCGCTACGAAGGGGAAATTCACCTCAAACCGGACAACGTAAACATCCTGAGCCCCAAGGTGGATCCCATCGAGGTGCGGATGAGGATCAGCATGGTGTTCCAGAAGCCCAACCCATTCCCGAAGTCGATCTACGAAAACGTCGCCTACGGGCTGAGGGTGCGGGGGGTGCGGCAGAAAGCGGTGCTCGACGACAAGGTGGAAGAAGCGCTGCGCAGCGCTGCCCTGTGGGACGAAGTGAAGGACCGTCTGGATGACCTGGCCTTCAACCTCTCCGGCGGCCAGCAGCAGCGACTGTGCATCGCCCGGGCGTTGGCGACCGACCCGGAGCTGCTTTTATTCGACGAGCCCACCTCCGCCCTGGATCCCATCGCCACCGCCAGCATCGAAGAGCTGACGGCGGAGCTTAAGAAGAAAGTCACGATCCTGATCGTCACCCACAATATGCAGCAGGCAGCGCGGATCTCCGACTATACCGCTTACATGTACTTGGGCGAGCTGATCGAATTCGGCCCGACCGACGAGTTGTTCATCAAGCCAAAGAACAAGCAGACCGAAGACTACATCACGGGAAGGTTCGGCTAG
- the tpiA gene encoding triose-phosphate isomerase has product MRYKLVAGNWKMHGSLAENQALLEAIVPATRDLARVDVAVCVPFPYLQQVRDLLAGTHVMWGAQDASRHAKGAFTGEVSADMIAEFGARYVIVGHSERRTYHQESDALVGAKCQAVLGAGLTPIVCVGETLEERERGATEEVVARQLEAVVDAVGAAGLSRCVLAYEPVWAIGTGKTAAPEQAQEVHAFLRRRVAERDSAVAEGLTILYGGSVKGASARALFSMPDIDGGLIGGASLVSEEFVAICKAAQA; this is encoded by the coding sequence ATGCGCTATAAGCTCGTTGCAGGCAACTGGAAAATGCATGGGAGCCTGGCCGAGAACCAGGCGCTCCTGGAAGCCATCGTGCCTGCGACCCGGGATCTTGCCCGCGTCGATGTGGCCGTCTGCGTCCCCTTTCCTTACCTCCAGCAGGTGAGGGACCTGCTTGCTGGAACCCACGTGATGTGGGGGGCTCAGGACGCTAGCCGACATGCCAAGGGTGCGTTCACGGGCGAGGTTTCGGCGGACATGATCGCCGAGTTCGGCGCTCGCTATGTGATCGTCGGGCATTCGGAGCGCCGCACGTATCACCAGGAATCGGATGCCCTGGTAGGCGCCAAGTGCCAAGCCGTGTTGGGGGCCGGGTTGACCCCGATCGTTTGCGTCGGGGAGACGCTGGAAGAGCGGGAGCGCGGCGCGACGGAGGAGGTCGTCGCGCGGCAGCTTGAGGCGGTGGTCGATGCGGTCGGTGCTGCGGGGCTTAGCCGTTGCGTCTTGGCATACGAGCCCGTATGGGCGATCGGCACCGGAAAGACCGCCGCACCGGAGCAGGCGCAGGAGGTGCACGCCTTCCTGCGGCGTCGGGTGGCGGAGCGCGACAGCGCCGTGGCCGAGGGCTTGACGATTTTGTACGGCGGCAGCGTGAAGGGTGCGAGCGCACGGGCGCTGTTCTCCATGCCGGACATCGACGGCGGATTGATCGGCGGAGCATCCCTGGTGAGTGAGGAGTTCGTCGCGATCTGCAAGGCTGCGCAGGCGTAA
- the secG gene encoding preprotein translocase subunit SecG, giving the protein MKILILVIHVLAAAGIIGLVLLQHGKGADVGAAFGSGASGSLFGATGSANFLSRTTAVLAVVFFLSSMGLAYLSGQRTEQKGVMANQPVPSKPVQPPSEVPVPSGGAPSKAGEIPK; this is encoded by the coding sequence GTGAAAATCTTGATCCTGGTCATTCATGTGCTGGCGGCGGCAGGTATCATCGGCCTGGTTTTGCTTCAGCACGGCAAGGGCGCGGACGTCGGCGCGGCGTTTGGCAGCGGCGCTTCGGGCAGCCTGTTTGGTGCCACCGGCTCGGCAAACTTCCTGAGCCGCACCACGGCGGTGCTGGCGGTCGTGTTCTTTTTGAGCAGCATGGGCCTCGCGTATCTCAGCGGCCAGAGGACCGAGCAGAAAGGCGTGATGGCTAACCAGCCGGTCCCATCGAAGCCGGTGCAGCCGCCGTCCGAGGTGCCCGTGCCGAGTGGGGGCGCGCCCTCCAAGGCGGGAGAGATACCGAAGTAG
- a CDS encoding NADH-quinone oxidoreductase subunit A, translated as MLENYFPILMFILVGLAVGVAPIALGWLASTALGVNRPDSEKLSPYECGFEAFEDARMKFDVRYYLVAILFILFDLEIAFLFPWAVVLEEIGLFGFFAMLLFLGILVVGFVYEWMKGALEWE; from the coding sequence ATGCTCGAAAATTATTTCCCGATCCTGATGTTCATCCTGGTGGGACTCGCGGTGGGCGTTGCGCCCATCGCGCTGGGGTGGCTTGCCAGCACGGCGCTCGGCGTAAACCGCCCCGACAGCGAAAAGCTCTCTCCTTACGAGTGCGGGTTCGAGGCCTTCGAGGACGCCAGGATGAAGTTCGACGTCCGCTATTACCTCGTCGCGATTCTGTTCATCCTGTTCGACTTGGAGATCGCCTTCCTCTTTCCCTGGGCGGTGGTGCTGGAAGAGATCGGGCTGTTCGGCTTTTTCGCCATGCTGCTGTTCCTTGGGATCCTCGTGGTGGGATTCGTCTACGAATGGATGAAAGGGGCGCTGGAGTGGGAGTGA
- a CDS encoding NuoB/complex I 20 kDa subunit family protein gives MGADSVLEKGFITTTADKLINWTRTGSLWPMTFGLACCAVEMMHAGASRYDLDRFGVVFRPSPRQSDVMIVAGTLCNKMAPALRKVYDQMAEPRWVISMGSCANGGGYYHYSYSVVRGCDRIVPVDIYVPGCPPTAEALLYGIIQLQNKIKRTNTIAR, from the coding sequence ATGGGCGCAGATAGCGTATTGGAAAAAGGCTTTATTACGACGACGGCCGACAAGCTCATCAACTGGACCCGTACCGGGAGCCTGTGGCCCATGACTTTCGGGCTCGCCTGTTGCGCGGTCGAGATGATGCATGCCGGCGCGTCGCGTTACGACCTGGATCGCTTCGGCGTCGTGTTCCGGCCCAGCCCCCGGCAGTCGGACGTGATGATCGTGGCGGGCACGCTCTGTAACAAGATGGCGCCAGCGCTGCGCAAGGTCTATGACCAGATGGCGGAGCCGCGCTGGGTGATTTCCATGGGCTCATGCGCCAATGGGGGCGGCTATTACCACTACTCCTATTCGGTGGTGCGGGGCTGTGACCGCATTGTGCCGGTCGATATCTACGTTCCCGGCTGCCCGCCTACCGCAGAAGCGCTGCTGTACGGCATCATCCAGCTCCAGAACAAGATCAAGCGCACGAACACTATTGCCCGCTGA
- a CDS encoding NADH-quinone oxidoreductase subunit C: MASRLDTLAQALQDTLGARLKSFKRALGELTVTLDPADLLPSMRQLRDHPALRFEQLIDLCGVDYLTYKDGAWEGKRFAVVYHLLSLTHNWRLRVRTFAENDDFPVVDSVVDVWPSANWFEREAFDLFGIVFTGHPDLRRILTDYGFIGNPFRKDFPLSGHVEMRYDPDLKRVVYQPVTIEPRENVPRVIREETYADMGGDLDAQRASNR; the protein is encoded by the coding sequence ATGGCTTCCCGACTCGATACGCTTGCCCAGGCTTTGCAAGACACGCTCGGCGCGAGGCTTAAGTCGTTCAAGCGGGCGCTCGGGGAGCTGACCGTTACCCTGGATCCCGCCGACCTGCTGCCGTCCATGCGCCAGCTGCGGGATCATCCAGCTCTCAGGTTTGAGCAGCTGATCGACCTTTGTGGCGTCGACTACCTGACTTACAAGGACGGCGCGTGGGAGGGAAAGCGCTTCGCCGTCGTCTACCACCTTCTGTCCTTGACTCACAACTGGCGGCTTCGCGTGCGCACCTTCGCCGAGAATGACGATTTCCCGGTCGTAGACTCGGTCGTCGATGTGTGGCCGTCGGCCAACTGGTTTGAGCGCGAGGCGTTCGACCTGTTCGGAATCGTCTTTACGGGACATCCCGACCTGCGCCGCATCCTGACCGACTACGGCTTCATCGGCAACCCGTTCCGTAAAGACTTTCCGCTCTCCGGCCACGTGGAGATGCGCTACGACCCAGATCTCAAACGGGTGGTCTACCAACCGGTCACCATCGAGCCGCGGGAAAACGTGCCGCGCGTCATTCGCGAGGAAACCTACGCTGACATGGGGGGAGACCTGGACGCGCAACGGGCGTCGAACCGGTGA